The proteins below come from a single Chryseobacterium sp. MA9 genomic window:
- a CDS encoding helix-turn-helix domain-containing protein, with product MNSNNNSDNRPLFQLTKEELMQDFEQIVRKVVNQMQVEQVSKDEKEFYTRKETSEHLNVSYSTLHNWNKSGVLTPIKMGAKVFYSKSDVSARLNP from the coding sequence ATGAACAGTAACAACAACAGTGACAACAGACCACTATTCCAACTTACAAAAGAAGAACTTATGCAGGATTTTGAGCAAATAGTTCGTAAAGTAGTCAACCAAATGCAGGTTGAGCAAGTTTCAAAAGATGAAAAAGAGTTTTACACCCGTAAAGAAACATCTGAACATTTAAATGTTAGCTATTCAACATTGCATAATTGGAATAAAAGCGGAGTTTTAACTCCTATTAAAATGGGTGCAAAAGTGTTTTACTCTAAAAGTGATGTTTCAGCCCGTTTAAACCCTTAA